The Streptomyces sp. SS1-1 genome has a segment encoding these proteins:
- a CDS encoding acyl-CoA dehydrogenase family protein — translation MAMIETDEHKALRAAVAALGKRHGREYDRETLWAEAAKLGYLGVNLPEEYGGGGGGITELSIVLEELGAAGCPLLLMVVSPAICGTVIARFGTEEQKRHWLPGLADGSLTMAFGITEPDAGSNSHRITTTARRDPDSGDWILNGRKVFVSGVDITDATLIVGRTEDARTGRLKPCLFIVPRDTEGFGRRVIDMELSAVEKQFELTLDDVRLPADALVGDEDAGLLQLFAGLNPERIMTAAFGIGMGRFALARAIEYARERTVWKTPIGAHQAIAHPLAQAHIDLEMARLMMQKAAYLYDAGDDVGAGEAANMAKYAAGEACVKAVDQSVHTLGGNGLTREFGIASLITAARVSRIAPVSREMILNYVSHQTLGLPKSY, via the coding sequence ATGGCCATGATCGAGACCGACGAGCACAAGGCCCTGCGGGCCGCCGTGGCCGCCCTGGGCAAACGCCACGGCCGTGAGTACGACCGGGAGACCCTGTGGGCGGAGGCGGCCAAACTCGGCTACCTCGGCGTGAACCTGCCCGAGGAGTACGGCGGCGGAGGCGGCGGCATCACCGAACTCTCCATCGTCCTGGAGGAACTGGGCGCCGCGGGCTGCCCGCTGCTGCTGATGGTCGTCTCCCCGGCGATCTGCGGCACGGTCATCGCCCGCTTCGGCACCGAGGAGCAGAAGCGGCACTGGCTGCCCGGCCTCGCCGACGGCTCCCTCACCATGGCCTTCGGCATCACCGAGCCGGACGCCGGGTCCAACAGCCACCGCATCACGACCACCGCCCGCCGCGACCCGGACTCGGGGGACTGGATCCTCAACGGGCGCAAGGTGTTCGTCTCCGGCGTCGACATCACGGACGCGACCCTCATCGTCGGCCGCACCGAGGACGCCCGCACGGGCAGGCTCAAGCCGTGCCTGTTCATCGTCCCGCGCGACACCGAGGGCTTCGGGCGCCGGGTGATCGACATGGAACTCAGCGCGGTGGAGAAGCAGTTCGAGCTGACCCTGGACGATGTGCGACTGCCCGCCGACGCGCTCGTCGGCGACGAGGACGCGGGGCTCCTCCAGCTGTTCGCCGGCCTCAACCCCGAACGCATCATGACGGCCGCCTTCGGCATCGGCATGGGCCGCTTCGCGCTGGCCCGCGCCATCGAGTACGCCCGCGAACGCACGGTGTGGAAGACGCCCATCGGAGCCCACCAGGCCATCGCGCACCCCCTCGCGCAGGCGCACATCGACCTGGAGATGGCCCGCCTGATGATGCAGAAGGCGGCGTACCTGTACGACGCCGGGGACGACGTCGGCGCGGGCGAGGCGGCCAACATGGCCAAGTACGCGGCCGGAGAGGCCTGTGTGAAGGCCGTCGACCAGTCCGTGCACACCCTCGGCGGCAACGGCCTCACGCGCGAGTTCGGCATCGCCTCGCTGATAACGGCCGCGCGCGTGTCTCGTATTGCCCCGGTGAGCCGGGAGATGATTCTCAACTACGTCTCCCACCAGACCCTGGGTCTGCCCAAGTCGTACTGA
- a CDS encoding TIGR03084 family metal-binding protein, whose protein sequence is MSDPTPVFDDLREESEELDRLVAELSPEQWALATPAPGWSVAHQIAHLAWTDHSALLAATDMDAFHTLVEKALVAPGSFVDDGAEEGAALPPAELLTRWREGRAALDKALRAAPRGGKLPWYGPPMSAASMATARLMETWAHGLDIADALGVVRPPTDRLRHVVWIGVRTRDFAFTVHGLPVPFEPFRIELTAPSGELWTYGPEDAGQRVTGSAVDFCRLVTQRAHRSDLDLRAEGPDADRWFDIAQVFAGPPGAGRGPKGDAR, encoded by the coding sequence GTGTCCGATCCGACGCCCGTGTTCGACGACCTGCGCGAGGAGAGCGAGGAACTCGACCGTCTCGTCGCCGAGTTGAGCCCCGAGCAGTGGGCGCTCGCCACCCCGGCGCCCGGCTGGAGCGTCGCCCACCAGATCGCGCACCTCGCCTGGACGGACCACTCGGCGCTGCTGGCCGCCACCGACATGGACGCCTTCCACACCCTGGTGGAGAAGGCGCTGGTGGCGCCGGGCTCCTTCGTCGACGACGGCGCCGAGGAGGGGGCCGCGCTGCCGCCCGCCGAGCTGCTGACGCGCTGGCGCGAGGGAAGGGCCGCCCTGGACAAGGCGCTGCGCGCGGCCCCGCGGGGAGGCAAGCTGCCCTGGTACGGCCCGCCCATGTCGGCGGCCTCCATGGCGACGGCCCGGCTCATGGAGACCTGGGCCCACGGCCTGGACATCGCCGACGCACTCGGTGTGGTGCGCCCACCCACCGACCGGCTCCGGCATGTGGTGTGGATCGGGGTGCGCACCCGTGACTTCGCCTTCACCGTCCATGGCCTGCCCGTGCCGTTCGAGCCGTTCCGCATCGAACTGACCGCCCCGTCCGGCGAGCTGTGGACCTACGGCCCCGAGGACGCCGGCCAGCGGGTCACCGGCTCCGCCGTCGACTTCTGCCGGCTGGTCACCCAGCGCGCCCACCGCTCCGACCTGGACCTGCGGGCCGAAGGCCCGGACGCCGACCGCTGGTTCGACATTGCCCAGGTCTTCGCGGGACCGCCCGGCGCCGGACGCGGCCCGAAGGGGGACGCCCGGTGA
- a CDS encoding acetyl/propionyl/methylcrotonyl-CoA carboxylase subunit alpha — translation MITSVLVANRGEIACRVFRTCRDLGVRTVAVYSDADANALHTREADTAVRLPGAAPSETYLDGALIVKAALTAGADAVHPGYGFLSENAGFARAVLDAGLVWIGPPPEAIEAMASKTRAKELMGLAPLGEVTDADLPVLVKAAAGGGGRGMRIVRRLDELDAALASARAEAASAFGDGEVFVEPYVEDGRHVEVQILADTHGTVWPLGTRDCSLQRRHQKVIEESPAPGLSGTLTAELHALAVRAARAVDYVGAGTVEFLVAGDTAHFLEMNTRLQVEHPVTEEVFGVDLVAEQLRIAEGHALDPEPPPARGHAVEARLYAEDPARDWAPQTGRLHRLAVPGAVRLDTGFTDGDDIGVHYDPMLAKVIAHAPTRAEAVRRLAAALERAVIHGPVTNRDLLVRSLRHEEFTRARMDTGFYDRHLAALSAPAHDPYAPLAAALADAHGRSRFGGFRNVPSQPQVKRYAVGDEEHEVRYRHTRTGPEADGVRVLHADAHRVVLEADGVRRTFEVARYGDQVQVNGTRLTALPRFPDPTAQLAPGSLVAPMPGTVVRIADGLAEGSAVEAGQPLLWLEAMKMEHKIIAPGAGTLTALHAAPGQQVSVGALLAVVQPSD, via the coding sequence GTGATCACTTCTGTCCTCGTCGCCAACCGGGGCGAGATCGCCTGCCGGGTCTTCCGCACCTGCCGCGACCTGGGCGTCCGCACGGTCGCCGTGTACTCGGACGCCGACGCGAACGCCCTGCACACCCGCGAGGCCGACACCGCCGTACGGCTGCCCGGGGCGGCGCCCTCCGAGACGTACCTGGACGGCGCCCTGATCGTGAAGGCGGCGCTGACCGCCGGCGCGGACGCCGTGCACCCCGGCTACGGGTTCCTCTCCGAGAACGCCGGTTTCGCGCGGGCCGTCCTCGACGCGGGCCTCGTCTGGATCGGCCCGCCGCCGGAGGCCATCGAGGCGATGGCGTCCAAGACCCGGGCGAAGGAGCTGATGGGCCTCGCCCCGCTCGGCGAGGTCACCGACGCCGACCTGCCCGTGCTGGTGAAGGCCGCCGCGGGCGGCGGCGGGCGCGGGATGCGGATCGTGCGCCGCCTGGACGAGCTCGACGCGGCTCTCGCGAGCGCCCGCGCGGAGGCGGCGAGCGCCTTCGGCGACGGCGAGGTGTTCGTCGAGCCGTACGTCGAGGACGGCCGCCACGTCGAGGTGCAGATCCTCGCCGACACCCACGGCACGGTGTGGCCGCTGGGCACCCGGGACTGCTCGCTGCAGCGCCGCCACCAGAAGGTGATCGAGGAGTCCCCGGCGCCCGGCCTGTCCGGCACGCTCACGGCCGAACTGCACGCCCTCGCGGTCCGGGCCGCCCGCGCCGTCGACTACGTGGGCGCCGGCACCGTCGAGTTCCTGGTCGCCGGCGACACCGCGCACTTCCTGGAGATGAACACCCGGCTCCAGGTCGAACACCCGGTGACCGAGGAGGTGTTCGGCGTCGACCTGGTCGCCGAGCAGCTGCGGATCGCCGAGGGCCACGCCCTGGACCCCGAGCCGCCGCCCGCGCGCGGGCACGCCGTCGAGGCCCGCCTGTACGCCGAGGACCCGGCCCGCGACTGGGCGCCGCAGACCGGGCGCCTGCACCGCCTCGCCGTGCCTGGCGCCGTCCGCCTGGACACCGGATTCACCGACGGCGACGACATCGGCGTCCACTACGACCCGATGCTCGCCAAGGTGATCGCCCACGCCCCCACGCGCGCCGAGGCGGTCCGCAGGCTGGCGGCGGCGCTGGAGCGCGCGGTGATCCACGGTCCCGTCACCAACCGCGACCTCCTCGTCCGCTCCCTGCGCCACGAGGAGTTCACCCGGGCCCGGATGGACACCGGCTTCTACGACCGGCACCTGGCCGCCCTGAGCGCGCCCGCGCACGACCCGTACGCCCCGCTCGCCGCCGCCCTCGCCGACGCGCACGGCCGCTCCCGGTTCGGCGGTTTCCGCAACGTCCCCTCCCAGCCGCAGGTCAAGCGGTACGCCGTCGGCGACGAGGAGCACGAGGTCCGCTACCGGCACACCCGCACCGGCCCGGAGGCCGACGGCGTACGCGTCCTGCACGCCGACGCGCACCGGGTCGTCCTGGAGGCGGACGGCGTCCGGCGGACGTTCGAGGTGGCGCGGTACGGCGACCAGGTGCAGGTGAACGGCACCCGTCTCACCGCGCTGCCCCGTTTCCCCGATCCCACGGCACAGCTCGCCCCGGGGTCCCTGGTGGCCCCCATGCCGGGGACGGTCGTCCGGATCGCCGACGGCCTGGCGGAGGGGTCGGCCGTGGAGGCCGGCCAGCCGCTGCTCTGGCTGGAGGCGATGAAGATGGAGCACAAGATCATCGCGCCGGGCGCGGGCACGCTCACCGCCCTGCACGCCGCCCCCGGACAGCAGGTGTCCGTCGGCGCGCTCCTGGCGGTCGTCCAGCCGTCCGACTGA
- a CDS encoding EamA family transporter, with protein sequence MSLPEAAAAPAHAGAPAPSAPPVPGTPGRRGSLGPVGLVLAGGISVQFGGALAVGLMPRAGALGVVALRLLVAAVVLLLVCRPRLRGHSRTDWGTVVVFGVTMAAMNGLFYQSVARIPLGPAVTLEVLGPLALSVLSSRRALNLVWAGLALAGVFLLGGGGFSDLDPLGVAFALGAGAMWAAYIVFSARTGRRFPQADGLALAMTVGAVLFLPLGLAESGAKLADPVTIGLGAAVAMLSSVLPYTLELLALRRLPAATFAILMSLEPAIAATAGFLVLDQALSTTQALAIALVIAATMGAVRTQVGRGRKAKAASPVGDAA encoded by the coding sequence GTGAGCCTCCCCGAAGCCGCCGCAGCCCCCGCGCACGCCGGCGCCCCGGCCCCCTCCGCGCCGCCGGTCCCCGGCACCCCCGGCCGCCGCGGCTCCCTCGGTCCGGTGGGCCTGGTGCTCGCCGGCGGCATCTCGGTCCAGTTCGGCGGCGCCCTCGCGGTGGGCCTGATGCCGCGCGCGGGCGCGCTCGGCGTCGTCGCGCTGCGGCTGCTGGTCGCGGCCGTCGTCCTGCTGCTGGTCTGCCGGCCCCGGCTGCGCGGCCACTCCCGGACCGACTGGGGCACGGTGGTCGTCTTCGGCGTCACCATGGCCGCGATGAACGGCCTCTTCTACCAGTCGGTCGCCCGCATCCCGCTCGGTCCCGCGGTCACCCTGGAGGTGCTCGGCCCGCTCGCCCTGTCCGTGCTGAGCTCCCGGCGCGCCCTCAACCTCGTCTGGGCCGGGCTGGCCCTCGCCGGTGTCTTCCTGCTCGGTGGCGGCGGCTTCAGCGACCTGGACCCGCTCGGTGTGGCCTTCGCCCTGGGTGCCGGCGCCATGTGGGCGGCCTACATAGTCTTCAGCGCCCGCACGGGCCGGCGCTTCCCGCAGGCCGACGGCCTCGCACTGGCCATGACGGTGGGGGCGGTGCTGTTCCTGCCCCTGGGCCTGGCCGAATCCGGCGCCAAGCTGGCCGACCCCGTCACGATCGGGCTGGGCGCGGCCGTGGCGATGCTCTCCTCGGTCCTGCCGTACACGCTCGAACTCCTCGCCCTGCGCCGGCTGCCCGCCGCGACCTTCGCGATCCTGATGAGCCTGGAACCGGCGATCGCCGCGACCGCCGGGTTCCTCGTCCTGGACCAGGCCCTGTCCACCACCCAGGCGCTCGCCATCGCGCTCGTCATCGCGGCGACCATGGGGGCCGTGCGGACACAGGTGGGGCGGGGGAGGAAGGCGAAGGCCGCGTCCCCCGTGGGCGACGCGGCCTGA
- a CDS encoding lipid II:glycine glycyltransferase FemX, producing MPLLLRPITRDEHLAFVAARRSASHTQVPSWGEVKPDWTAESLGWFDDEGRLLGTGLVLYRPLPRLRRYLAYLPEGPLIDWHAPDLAERWLAPMVAHLRRKGAFSVRMGPPVVARRWSPDTVKAAIADPAAHRLRDVEPTADDPRAADVEERLRAAGWRRSEPASEEGFAAGQPQYVCQVPLAGRSLEDVQRGLNQQWRRNIKKAEKAGVKIVRGGREDLPVFHELYRETAERDRFVPRPLPYFERMWSALTAEHPDRMRLYLAHHDGEVLAAATMLTVGEHVWYSYGASTSRRREVQPNNAMQWQMIADAHAAGAAVYDFRGITDTLEESDHLLGLLRFKVGAGGEAVEYLGEWDLPLNRLLHRALHLYMARR from the coding sequence ATGCCCCTCCTCCTCCGGCCCATCACGCGCGACGAGCACCTGGCGTTCGTCGCGGCCCGCCGGTCCGCCAGCCACACCCAGGTCCCGTCCTGGGGCGAGGTGAAGCCGGACTGGACGGCGGAGAGCCTGGGCTGGTTCGACGACGAGGGGCGGCTGCTGGGCACGGGCCTCGTGCTCTACCGGCCGCTGCCCCGCCTGAGGAGGTACCTGGCGTATCTGCCGGAGGGCCCGCTCATCGACTGGCACGCGCCCGACCTGGCCGAGCGGTGGCTGGCGCCGATGGTCGCGCACCTGAGGCGCAAGGGCGCCTTCTCGGTGCGGATGGGCCCGCCCGTCGTCGCGCGCCGCTGGAGCCCGGACACGGTGAAGGCGGCCATCGCCGACCCCGCCGCGCACCGGCTGCGCGACGTGGAGCCCACGGCGGACGACCCGCGCGCCGCCGACGTCGAGGAGCGCCTGCGGGCCGCCGGATGGCGGCGGTCGGAGCCGGCGAGCGAGGAGGGCTTCGCGGCGGGCCAGCCCCAGTACGTCTGCCAGGTGCCGCTGGCCGGGCGGTCGCTGGAGGACGTGCAGCGCGGGCTCAACCAGCAGTGGCGGCGCAACATCAAGAAGGCCGAGAAGGCGGGCGTCAAGATCGTGCGGGGCGGCCGGGAGGACCTGCCCGTCTTCCACGAGCTGTACCGGGAGACCGCCGAGCGGGACCGGTTCGTGCCGCGTCCGCTGCCCTACTTCGAGCGCATGTGGAGCGCGCTCACCGCCGAGCACCCGGACCGGATGCGGCTCTACCTCGCCCACCACGACGGCGAGGTCCTGGCCGCCGCCACGATGCTCACCGTCGGCGAGCACGTCTGGTACTCGTACGGCGCCTCCACCAGCCGCCGCCGCGAGGTCCAGCCGAACAACGCGATGCAGTGGCAGATGATCGCCGACGCGCACGCGGCGGGCGCCGCCGTCTACGACTTCCGGGGCATCACCGACACCCTGGAGGAGTCCGACCACCTGCTGGGCCTGCTGCGCTTCAAGGTGGGCGCGGGCGGCGAGGCCGTCGAGTACCTGGGCGAGTGGGACCTCCCGCTCAACCGGCTGCTGCACCGGGCCCTGCATCTGTACATGGCCCGCAGGTAG
- a CDS encoding acyl-CoA carboxylase subunit beta: protein MTVLPTALDPTGPDHRANREAMLAKLADLDAEHAKALAGGGEKYVQRHRGRGKLLARERIELLLDPDTPFLELSPLAAWGSDYTVGASLVTGIGVVEGVECLITANDPTVRGGASNPWSLKKALRANDIALANRLPVINLVESGGADLPSQKEIFIPGGAIFRDLTRLSAAGIPTVAVVFGNSTAGGAYVPGMSDHVIMVKERAKVFLGGPPLVKMATGEESDDESLGGAGMHARVSGLADYFAVDEPDALRQARRVVARLNHRKAYPDPGPAEPPKYDPEELLGIVPGDLRTPFDPREVIARIVDGSDFDEFKPLYGTSLVTGWAALHGYPVGVLANAQGVLFSEESQKAAQFIQLANQRDIPLLFLHNTTGYMVGKEYEQGGIIKHGAMMINAVSNSRVPHLSVLMGASYGAGHYGMCGRAYDPRFLFAWPSAKSAVMGPQQLAGVLSIVARQSAAAKGQPYDDEADAALRAMVEQQIESESLPMFLSGRLYDDGVIDPRDTRTVLGLCLSAVHTAPYEGARGGFGVFRM, encoded by the coding sequence GTGACCGTCCTGCCCACCGCCCTGGACCCCACGGGCCCCGACCACCGGGCGAACCGCGAGGCCATGCTCGCCAAGCTGGCCGACCTCGACGCCGAGCACGCCAAGGCCCTCGCGGGCGGCGGCGAGAAGTACGTCCAGCGGCACCGGGGACGGGGCAAGCTGCTCGCCCGCGAACGCATCGAGCTGCTCCTCGACCCGGACACGCCGTTCCTGGAGCTGTCCCCGCTGGCCGCCTGGGGCAGCGACTACACCGTTGGCGCCTCCCTGGTCACCGGCATCGGGGTGGTCGAGGGCGTGGAGTGCCTGATCACCGCCAACGACCCGACCGTGCGCGGCGGGGCCAGCAACCCGTGGTCGCTGAAGAAGGCGCTGCGCGCCAACGACATCGCGCTCGCCAACCGGCTGCCCGTGATCAACCTCGTGGAGTCCGGCGGCGCCGACCTGCCCTCCCAGAAGGAGATCTTCATCCCCGGGGGCGCCATCTTCCGGGACCTGACCCGGCTGTCGGCGGCCGGCATCCCCACCGTCGCCGTCGTCTTCGGCAACTCGACGGCGGGCGGCGCCTACGTACCCGGCATGTCCGACCACGTGATCATGGTCAAGGAGCGCGCCAAGGTGTTCCTCGGCGGTCCGCCGCTGGTGAAGATGGCGACCGGCGAGGAGAGCGACGACGAGTCGCTCGGCGGCGCCGGGATGCACGCGCGGGTGTCGGGTCTCGCCGACTACTTCGCCGTCGACGAACCGGACGCCCTGCGCCAGGCCCGGCGGGTCGTGGCCCGGCTCAACCACCGCAAGGCGTACCCGGATCCGGGCCCCGCCGAGCCGCCCAAGTACGACCCGGAGGAACTCCTCGGCATCGTCCCCGGCGACCTGAGGACGCCGTTCGACCCGCGCGAGGTCATCGCCCGGATCGTCGACGGCTCCGACTTCGACGAGTTCAAGCCGCTGTACGGGACCAGTCTGGTGACCGGCTGGGCGGCCCTGCACGGCTATCCCGTCGGGGTGCTGGCGAACGCCCAAGGCGTCCTGTTCAGCGAGGAGTCGCAGAAGGCCGCCCAGTTCATCCAGCTCGCCAACCAGCGCGACATCCCGCTGCTGTTCCTGCACAACACCACCGGCTACATGGTCGGAAAGGAGTACGAGCAGGGCGGCATCATCAAGCACGGCGCGATGATGATCAACGCGGTCTCCAACTCCCGTGTCCCGCACCTGTCCGTCCTCATGGGCGCCTCCTACGGCGCCGGGCACTACGGCATGTGCGGCCGGGCCTACGACCCGCGCTTCCTGTTCGCCTGGCCCAGCGCCAAGTCGGCCGTGATGGGCCCCCAGCAGCTCGCCGGGGTGCTGTCCATCGTCGCCCGGCAGTCGGCGGCCGCGAAGGGGCAGCCGTACGACGACGAGGCGGACGCGGCGCTGCGGGCCATGGTGGAGCAGCAGATCGAGTCCGAGTCGCTGCCGATGTTCCTGTCCGGGCGGCTGTACGACGACGGCGTCATCGACCCCCGCGACACCCGCACCGTCCTCGGCCTGTGCCTGTCCGCCGTCCACACCGCCCCCTACGAGGGCGCGCGCGGCGGCTTCGGCGTCTTCCGGATGTGA
- a CDS encoding acyclic terpene utilization AtuA family protein, whose protein sequence is MTAAARPLRIGNASGFYGDRFDAMREMLTGGELDVLTGDYLAELTMLILGRDRLKDPGAGYARTFLRQLEECLGLAHERGVRIVANAGGLNPAGLADAVRALADRLGVPVRVAHVEGDDLAARHPGALAAHAYLGGFGIAACLREGADVVVTGRVTDAALVTGPAAAHFGWGPGDHDQLAGAVVAGHVLECGAQATGGNYAFFDVDATTRPGFPLAELHEDGSCVITKHPGTGGLVDVGTVTAQLLYETAGARYPGPDVTARLDTARLTQDGPDRVRIDGVRGEAPPPELKVGVNRLGGFRNEVVFVLTGLDVEAKAALVRRQMDDALAASRPAETRWDLVRTDRPDAPTQETASALLRLVVRDPAQENVGRALSGAAIELALASYPGFHVLAPPGKGTPYGVFEGVYVPHGAVDHVAVLHDGRRISVPPPQETAVLDAVPEPPLPEPPRAGPTRRAPLGLVAGARSGDKGGDANVGVWARTDDAWRWLAHTLTVDRFRELIPESRDLKVTRHVLPELRALNFVVEGILGEGVAAQHRFDPQAKALGEWLRSRHLDIPESLL, encoded by the coding sequence GTGACGGCGGCCGCCCGGCCGCTGCGGATCGGCAACGCCTCCGGCTTCTACGGCGACCGCTTCGACGCCATGCGCGAGATGCTGACCGGCGGCGAACTGGACGTCCTCACCGGTGACTACCTCGCCGAGCTGACCATGCTCATCCTCGGCCGCGACCGCCTGAAGGACCCCGGAGCCGGGTACGCCCGCACCTTCCTGCGGCAGCTGGAGGAGTGCCTCGGCCTCGCGCACGAGCGGGGCGTGCGGATCGTCGCCAACGCGGGCGGACTCAACCCGGCCGGGCTCGCCGACGCCGTACGGGCCCTCGCGGACCGGCTCGGAGTGCCCGTGCGCGTCGCCCATGTCGAGGGCGACGACCTGGCCGCCCGCCACCCCGGCGCGCTCGCCGCCCACGCCTACCTCGGCGGCTTCGGGATCGCCGCCTGCCTGCGGGAGGGCGCCGACGTCGTGGTCACCGGCCGGGTGACCGACGCGGCCCTGGTGACCGGTCCCGCCGCCGCCCACTTCGGTTGGGGGCCCGGCGACCACGACCAGCTCGCGGGCGCCGTGGTCGCCGGACATGTGCTGGAGTGCGGGGCGCAGGCGACCGGCGGCAACTACGCCTTCTTCGACGTGGACGCCACGACCCGCCCCGGCTTCCCCCTCGCCGAACTGCACGAGGACGGAAGCTGCGTCATCACCAAGCACCCCGGCACCGGCGGGCTCGTCGACGTCGGCACGGTCACCGCCCAACTGCTCTACGAGACGGCGGGCGCCCGCTACCCGGGACCCGACGTCACCGCCCGGCTGGACACCGCCCGCCTCACCCAGGACGGCCCCGACCGGGTACGGATCGACGGAGTGCGCGGCGAGGCCCCGCCCCCGGAGCTGAAGGTCGGCGTGAACCGGCTCGGGGGCTTCCGCAACGAGGTCGTCTTCGTGCTCACCGGACTGGACGTCGAGGCCAAGGCGGCCCTCGTACGGCGGCAGATGGACGACGCGCTCGCCGCGTCCCGGCCCGCCGAGACACGGTGGGACCTGGTCCGCACCGACCGGCCCGACGCGCCGACGCAGGAGACGGCGAGCGCCCTGCTCCGGCTTGTCGTGCGGGACCCGGCCCAGGAGAACGTCGGACGGGCGCTCAGCGGCGCCGCCATCGAGCTGGCGCTCGCCAGCTACCCCGGCTTCCACGTGCTCGCACCACCCGGAAAGGGCACGCCCTATGGGGTGTTCGAGGGTGTGTACGTCCCCCATGGTGCCGTCGACCATGTGGCCGTCCTCCACGACGGACGCCGGATCAGCGTGCCCCCGCCCCAGGAGACGGCTGTGCTCGACGCCGTCCCGGAGCCGCCGCTGCCCGAGCCGCCGCGCGCCGGGCCCACCCGGCGCGCCCCGCTCGGCCTGGTCGCCGGCGCCCGCAGCGGCGACAAGGGCGGGGACGCCAACGTCGGTGTCTGGGCCCGCACCGACGACGCCTGGCGCTGGCTCGCCCACACGCTCACCGTGGACCGGTTCCGGGAGCTGATCCCGGAGAGCCGCGATCTGAAGGTGACCCGGCACGTCCTGCCGGAGCTGCGCGCCCTGAACTTCGTCGTCGAGGGCATCCTCGGCGAGGGCGTCGCCGCCCAGCACCGCTTCGACCCGCAGGCCAAGGCCCTCGGTGAATGGCTGCGCAGCCGCCACCTCGACATCCCGGAGAGTCTGCTGTGA